In the genome of Aspergillus flavus chromosome 8, complete sequence, one region contains:
- a CDS encoding ubiquitin-conjugating enzyme E2 15 (ubiquitin conjugating enzyme, putative) — protein sequence MATSPAGRMLVRQLQQMQSAKDLPGISCGLVDENNVFEWEVMLMISDDVKLYGGGFFRARLSFPPEYPHMPPKMKFETPLFHPNIYPNGDVCISILHPPEEDKYGYESAAERWSPVQTPETILLSVISMLSSPNDESPANVEAARLWREDPKEFKKKVRKCVRDSLGEE from the exons ATGGCTACATCACCAGCAGGTCGTATGTTGGTGAGACAGCTGCAACAGATGCAGTCTGCTAAAGACCTTCCTGGCATTAGCTGTGGGCTTGTCGATGAAAATAACGTGTTTGAGTGGGAGGTCATGCTCATGATCTCAGACGATGTCAAGTTGTACGGTG GTGGCTTTTTCCGTGCTCGactctcctttcctcccGAATACCCACATATGCcaccgaagatgaagtttgAAACGCCACTTTTCCACCCGAACA TTTACCCCAACGGCGACGTCTGCATTTCCATTCTGCACCCACCTGAGGAAGACAAGTACGGTTACGAGTCTGCTGCAGAGCGCTGGTCCCCCGTCCAGACCCCGGAAACAATCCTGCTATCTGTGATCTCCATGCTCTCGAGTCCGAATGATGAAAGCCCCGCCAACGTTGAAGCTGCCCGCCTATGGAGAGAAGACCCCAAAGAGTTCAAGAAGAAAGTTCGCAAGTGTGTCCGAGACAGCCTGGGTGAGGAATAA
- a CDS encoding RTA1 domain protein produces the protein MASYQTCTEVTPLCPVEATTYGYYPNYGGNIFFSVFYGLCGVFQLGFGIYFRSWTLMVALVVGTLLEMAGYIGRVLMNKNPWDGGAFKLQIVAIILGPTFIAAGIYLTLKHIILSLGPEHSRLKPKLFTWIFIGCDIGSLILQAAGGGVAAAAGSEQVDLLNAGNDIIITGIAFQVATISGEKARDGGNGRIKLVVFADIFAYLTVLIRCIYRIPEMAGGWGNPLMQKEDEFLVLDGMMVALAVLALTVFHPGLFLPSLRKGNKNIEAA, from the exons ATGGCCAGCTATCAAACCTGTACAGAAGTCACGCCCCTGTGCCCCGTCGAAGCTACAACATACGGCTACTATCCCAACTATGGCGGcaacatcttcttctcggtcttCTATGGCCTTTGTGGCGTATTTCAACTCGGTTTCGGCATCTACTTTCGCTCGTGGACACTGATGGTGGCACTGGTGGTCGGCACGCTCCTCGAGATGGCGGGCTATATCGGTCGAGTACTGATGAATAAGAACCCTTGGGACGGCGGCGCATTTAAGTTACAAATTGTGGCGATTATCCTCGGGCCAACGTTCATCGCTGCGGGCATCTACCTCACTCTGAAGCACATCATCCTTTCACTGGGACCGGAACACTCGCGCCTCAAACCGAAATTGTTCACCTGGATTTTCATCGGCTGTGACATTGGGTCTCTGATTTTGCAGGctgccggtggtggtgtggcggctgctgctgggagTGAGCAAGTGGATCTTCTCAATGCGGGAAATGATATTATCATCACGGGTATAGCGTTCCAGGTCGCGACCAT CTCGGGAGAGAAGGCACGAGACGGGGGGAATGGACGGATCAAGTTGGTGGTTTTCGCAGATATCTTCGCCTACCTCACTGTTCTCATTCGGTGTATCTATCG TATCCCGGAGATGGCAGGCGGATGGGGAAACCCCTTGATGCAAAAGGAGGACGAGTTCCTGGTCTTGGATGGAAT GATGGTTGCCTTGGCGGTATTGGCCCTGACCGTTTTTCATCCTGGACTCTTCCTCCCATCATTGAGGAAGGGTAACAAGAACATCGAAGCTGCCTGA
- a CDS encoding C6 transcription factor, with amino-acid sequence MPRRAHTKSRNGCDQCKKRRVKCDEKGPPCSNCVTRELGCSYLNTPAARSIASSSSASPNSIHPGQGQTSDAGGHPFAGVAASVPFTYSRKRELELMHKFTTDTYRSLCNKESDHYVWQIVMPRKALEHDFLMSGILAVASLHTASALEPPEALSYIDTALEYHNQGLAPFRHAITNLTPFNCDAVFGHSVITIMICIALPRLPGSRGESSSMTENLIFIFELLKGVTKIFTITRSWLENNLFASKNGFYEKSVTPLDAGTEAALTRLADLNDTLLSSVEPGQHSIIKDAISHLRRCFARYAHEQDAASVLSWLAGVDKEFVHVVYRRQPLALLVLMHWGVLLAELDGKTWWARKSGSALVSEILIALQGGDTRWEEAVLWPKQKLGL; translated from the exons ATGCCACGGAGGGCCCATACGAAATCGCGCAATGGCTGTGATCAAtgcaagaagaggagagtAAAG TGCGATGAAAAGGGCCCGCCATGTTCAAATTGCGTCACCAGAGAACTTGGGTGCTCTTACTTGAACACTCCCGCAGCACGCAGCATAGCCAGTTCTTCCTCTGCGAGTCCGAACTCCATTCATCCCGGACAGGGCCAGACCTCGGATGCAGGCGGTCACCCCTTCGCTGGCGTCGCGGCTAGCGTTCCATTTACCTATTCTCGCAAGCGGGAACTAGAGCTTATGCATAAGTTCACCACTGATACATATCGGAGTCTCTGCAACAAGGAGTCAGACCACTATGTATGGCAGATTGTAATGCCACGCAAAGCTCTGGAGCATGACTTTCTCATGAGTGGAATTCTAGCAGTAGCCTCCCTGCACACGGCCTCGGCTTTAGAACCTCCAGAAGCTTTGTCATATATTGATACGGCCCTCGAATACCATAACCAGGGGCTTGCACCCTTCCGACACGCAATTACCAATCTAACCCCATTCAACTGTGACGCCGTCTTTGGCCATTccgtcatcaccatcatGATCTGCATCGCTCTTCCCCGTTTACCAGGCTCCAGAGGCGAAAGCTCTAGCATGACCGAGAACCTCATATTCATATTTGAGTTACTAAAAGGTGTGACCAAGATTTTCACGATCACGCGGTCCTGGCTGGAAAATAACCTATTTGCTTCCAAGAACGGCTTCTATGAGAAATCTGTTACCCCACTAGATGCTGGAACTGAGGCTGCTTTGACCCGTCTAGCCGATCTAAATGATACACTCCTGTCTAGCGTTGAACCAGGCCAACACAGTATCATCAAAGATGCCATCTctcatcttcgtcgctgCTTTGCTCGCTATGCTCATGAACAGGATGCAGCGTCAGTTCTGTCCTGGCTTGCGGGCGTCGATAAGGAGTTTGTTCATGTTGTTTATCGTCGCCAGCCGCTTGCATTGCTTGTCCTCATGCATTGGGGTGTTCTACTAGCTGAGCTTGATGGAAAAACATGGTGGGCTAGGAAGTCTGGTTCGGCCCTCGTCTCTGAGATATTGATTGCTCTGCAGGGGGGTGATACCCGGTGGGAAGAGGCGGTGTTATGGCCGAAACAGAAACTGGGTCTTTAA
- a CDS encoding copper amine oxidase — translation MTLSMHPFDPLTPREISKAATITRSALPGESPIFRVITLKEPPKQDMIHFLDREHSGQPLDVRPTRVARVQVVTRSESKNKLIELLIDLDHAAVVKQEHLAGKHSYIDSEYMKSVEQACLADARIQEEIKKLKLPTGATVIVEPWAYATDGMNDMSERLSMCWFYMRLLDNPDANYYAYPLDLCAEVSEQLQVTKIYQLPSSSEERIHNHPQPYDQRKVHSTEASEYHPNLRPPPRNTTKPYQVVQPEGPSFNVEGNVVTWEKWRMHVGFNYREGLTLHDIRYDGRSLFYRLSLAEMFVPYGDPRAPYPRKAAFDLGNDGAGINANNLRLGCDCLGLIKYFDGWHNTNSGEPLKLPNVICCHEQDDGILWKHTNFRTQNAVVTRARVLVLQTIITVSNYEYIFAFYFGQDASIHYEVRATGILSTCPINIGHKVPYGTIVAPGVLAPYHQHLFCLRIDPALDGHSNSLQIEESIPIPLSDPTNPNPFRVGYTTTSRIIEHEAGLDLDFTKNRTFKIINEHSTNPITGTPIAFKLLPYYSQMLLADPSSYHAKRSEFASHAVWVTRYHDDELFPAGRHTMQSAGGEGIASAIESRRRQSSQDSSVRNQDIVVWHTFGSTHNPRIEDWPVMPVDKMVVGLKPVNFFTGNPALDVAVSTQERNKSVLFEGVGKASSGGGAACCKL, via the exons ATGACTCTGTCAATGCATCCATTCGATCCTCTGACACCCAGAGAGATCTCCAAG GCTGCAACTATTACACGCTCTGCGCTACCTGGAGAGAGCCCCATCTTTCGGGTGATAACGCTGAAGGAGCCCCCCAAGCAAGACATGATTCACTTTCTAGACAGGGAGCACTCTGGGCAGCCGCTAGATGTACGCCCTACTCGGGTAGCTCGCGTACAAGTGGTTACCCGCAGCGAATCTAAGAACAAACTCATTGAGCTGCTGATCGATCTTGACCATGCGGCAGTTGTCAAACAAGAACATCTCGCAGGGAAGCATTCTTATATTGACTCTGAGTACATGAAGTCAGTTGAGCAAGCCTGCTTGGCCGATGCAAGGATCCAAGAGGAGATTAAGAAACTCAAGCTGCCCACAGGAGCAACAGTGATTGTCGAACCGTGGGCGTACGCTACCGATGGTATGAACGACATGTCCGAGCGTTTATCGATG TGTTGGTTCTATATGCGCTTGCTCGACAATCCCGATGCCAACTACTATGCCTACCCGCTGGATTTATGCGCAGAAGTCTCCGAACAGCTTCAAGTGACCAAGATATACCAGCTTCCATCATCGTCAGAGGAGCGTATCCACAACCACCCACAGCCATATGACCAGCGCAAGGTTCATTCCACCGAGGCAAGCGAATACCACCCAAACCTACGACCACCGCCGCGGAACACCACAAAACCATACCAGGTGGTCCAGCCCGAAGGCCCCTCATTCAACGTCGAGGGTAATGTTGTGACCTGGGAGAAATGGCGCATGCATGTAGGGTTCAACTACCGTGAAGGCTTGACCCTGCATGATATCCGCTACGACGGCCGTAGTCTCTTCTACCGTCTATCCCTAGCTGAAATGTTCGTGCCCTACGGAGACCCCCGCGCCCCATATCCTCGCAAGGCGGCCTTCGATCTAGGAAATGACGGTGCCGGCATCAACGCCAATAACCTACGTCTAGGCTGTGACTGCCTAGgtttaattaaatacttCGACGGCTGGCACAACACCAACTCAGGAGAACCACTGAAACTCCCCAACGTCATCTGCTGCCACGAACAAGACGACGGGATCCTCTGGAAACACACCAACTTCCGCACACAAAATGCAGTAGTCACCCGCGCCCGCGTTCTAGTCCTCCAAACAATCATCACAGTCAGCAACTACGAATACATCTTCGCCTTCTACTTCGGCCAAGACGCCTCAATCCACTACGAAGTCCGCGCGACAGGTATCCTCTCCACCTGCCCCATCAACATCGGCCACAAAGTCCCCTACGGCACCATCGTCGCTCCAGGCGTCCTAGCCCCATATCACCAACATCTCTTCTGCCTCCGCATCGACCCAGCCCTAGACGGCCACTCCAATTCCCTCCAAATTGAAGAATCAATCCCCATCCCCCTAAGTGATCCCACAAACCCCAATCCCTTCCGAGTAGGCTACACAACAACCAGCAGGATAATCGAACACGAAGCAGGCCTCGACCTCGACTTCACAAAAAACCGCACCTTCAAAATCATCAACGAACACTCCACAAACCCAATCACAGGTACCCCAATCGCCTTCAAACTCCTCCCCTACTACTCCCAAATGCTCCTCGCGGACCCGTCCTCCTACCACGCGAAACGATCTGAATTCGCCTCCCACGCCGTCTGGGTTACCCGCTACCACGACGATGAACTCTTCCCTGCCGGCAGACATACCATGCAATCTGCCGGTGGCGAGGGGATCGCCTCGGCCATTGAATCCCGCCGTAGGCAGTCTAGTCAGGATTCAAGTGTCCGTAATCAGGATATTGTGGTCTGGCATACTTTCGGGTCTACGCATAATCCCCGTATCGAGGATTGGCCTGTCATGCCTGTGGATAAGATGGTGGTTGGGTTGAAGCCTGTGAACTTCTTTACGGGGAATCCGGCGTTGGATGTGGCTGTTTCGACGCAGGAGAGGAATAAGAGTGTTTTGTTTGAGGGGGTTGGGAAGGCTTCGTCGGGCGGAGGTGCTGCGTGTTGTAAATTGTAG
- a CDS encoding CDF zinc ion transporter: MSTGAPVSSVDTISPTLSTQGHYKPTPSRGHSRSKRWSQGPISYSASDAASTQQSSQPLTGPTDVNGNASSSSHGHQHSHSHSSSHGEPWGKFDHANGLHTHISKHSHSGSVTGLVPDTPIVSSNPESLRTHEMFAGALIALPWIAISWYYTHHAQWTESQPAIDNESFAPSGTGHLDHIPLRTCILTAITMIILGGGQLLRVAQRDRRDSLVALPKLHPTTVTASFAQMSSIALPIYAALKVGGFLVAFVLTLAMSSGVPTIARGYDFQDSKGRLSQKKLTIGVIATVVVLSFYGMNTAWDSEPFLGYVSLLASVFVIRPPFLAFTFDPAYDPAVAQEKLSRAESSGVSPSDPMLTALLGLLLVVGTAVVGGLSFDFSDIMYVVAAAGGFATCLMYVAPANLRSPHKIGLAIATGGAALLCAPPPRDGVYVVFVFRGVLAGIAVLASRFEDRQLRLVMQAHNHHHHHHTHSIDDASNITKLILRYSEPYPLLYSILKESDSRRIFYFMTLNFAFMLVQLSYGFLTGSLGLLSDSIHMFFDCLALVVGLCAAVMSKWPPSARFPYGYGKVDTLSGFANGVFLMIISIEIIYEAVERLSSGSQMHRIGELLVVSAAGLAVNLVGIMAFDHAHHGHDHGHDHSHDNENMHGIFLHILADTLGSVAVVISTILVHYSGWSGYDPIASCMIAILIFASAVPLVSSTAKKLLLTLPADVEYNVRETLAGVSTLRGVVGYTVPKFWLDDTAKSDHDHGCSHGHSHGHSHSHSHHDHDHGHEHSHSHSHGHGHDHSHNHNHAHSHSHSHSHSHSHSHDHDHAHEKSNPNVLGVIHVIASRSSDLEDVRQRTVDFLREKGMDILVQVEREGDGRCWCGGGGNKSS; this comes from the exons ATGTCAACGGGCGCTCCTGTGTCCAGTGTGGATACAATTTCTCCCACATTGTCGACACAGGGTCATTATAAGCCCACTCCTAGCCGTGGTCATTCACGCTCCAAACGCTGGTCGCAGGGGCCGATCTCCTATTCTGCGTCTGATGCAGCTTCCACTCAACAATCGTCTCAACCATTGACTGGACCGACAGACGTCAACGGGAATGCATCGAGCTCGTCGCATGGACATCAACATTCACACTCACACTCTTCAAGTCATGGCGAACCGTGGGGAAAATTCGACCACGCCAATGGTCTTCACACACACATATCGAAACATAGCCATTCTGGTAGCGTAACGGGGCTGGTGCCAGATACGCCTATCGTATCGTCCAACCCCGAGTCATTGAGGAC TCATGAAATGTTCGCCGGAGCCCTGATAGCTTTGCCATGGATTGCCATTTCGTGGTATTATACACACCATGCACAATGGACGGAGTCGCAACCGGCAATTGATAATGAAAGTTTCGCACCTTCAGGCACAGGGCATTTAGACCACATTCCATTGAGGACATGTATCTTGACGGCCATAACAATGATTATATTGGGAGGGGGGCAGTTACTTCGAGTAGCCCAACGGGATAGGCGTGATTCACTAGTCGCATTACCCAAACTCCATCCGACAACCGTTACTGCTTCCTTTGCGCAAATGAGCTCAATTGCACTACCCATCTATGCGGCGCTTAAGGTGGGGGGATTCCTTGTCGCATTTGTGCTTACTCTGGCAATGTCGTCCGGGGTACCGACAATTGCGCGTGGCTATGATTTTCAAGACAGCAAAGGACGGCTGAGTCAAAAGAAACTGACAATTGGTGTCATCGCGACTGTGGTCGTGTTGAGCTTCTATGGAATGAATACTGCTTGGGATTCAGAGCCCTTTTTGGGCTATGTATCATTGCTTGCCTCGGTTTTTGTCATTCGCCCGCCTTTCCTGGCCTTTACATTTGACCCTGCCTATGACCCAGCAGTAGCCCAGGAGAAGCTTTCGAGAGCGGAATCATCTGGTGTTTCGCCCAGCGATCCCATGCTCACTGCTCTTCTTGGGTTGCTCCTAGTAGTTGGCACGGCTGTTGTCGGGGGCTTATCATTCGATTTCTCGGATATAATGTATGTAGTGGCAGCTGCCGGTGGTTTTGCAACATGCTTAATGTATGTGGCGCCGGCAAACTTACGCTCGCCGCACAAGATTGGTCTTGCTATTGCAACTGGTGGCGCCGCCCTGCTATGCGCACCACCACCGCGCGACGGTGTTTATGTGGTCTTCGTCTTTAGAGGAGTACTTGCTGGGATCGCGGTTCTCGCCTCTAGGTTTGAGGATAGACAGTTGCGCTTGGTGATGCAAGCCCATaaccatcatcaccatcaccacacTCACTCCATTGATGATGCGTCCAACATCACGAAGCTTATCCTCCGCTATAGTGAACCGTATCCTCTACTGTATAGCATTCTCAAAGAGAGTGACTCTCGTCGCATCTTCTATTTCATGAC TCTCAATTTTGCGTTCATGCTCGTGCAGCTATCCTACGGATTTCTCACAGGGTCGCTGGGACTCCTCAGTGATAGCATCCATATGTTCTTTGACTGTCTCGCGCTTGTTGTTGGCCTCTGCGCCGCCGTTATGAGTAAATGGCCACCCAGCGCAAGATTCCCTTATGGATATGGCAAAGTAGACACACTGTCTGGGTTTGCTAACGGCGTTTTCCTCAT GATCATCAGTATCGAGATCATCTACGAAGCGGTGGAAAGGTTATCATCGGGCAGCCAGATGCACCGTATCGGAGAGCTCTTGGTGGTCAGTGCTGCCGGCCTCGCTGTGAATCTTGTGGGTATCATGGCATTCGACCATGCGCACCACGGACATGACCATGGCCATGATCATTCGCATGACAATGAGAACATGCACGGGATCTTTCTCCACATTCTCGCCGATACCCTTGGCTCCGTCGCCGTTGTGATATCGACCATTCTCGTACACTACTCTGGCTGGTCAGGGTACGACCCCATCGCGTCCTGCATGATTGCCATCTTGATTTTTGCCTCTGCAGTGCCGCTAGTCAGCAGCACGGCCAAGAAACTGCTCCTCACACTTCCGGCCGACGTCGAATATAATGTTCGCGAGACGCTAGCTGGCGTTAGCACCTTGCGGGGTGTTGTAGGGTACACTGTTCCCAAATTCTGGCTCGACGATACGGCAAAATCGGACCACGACCACGGCTGCAGCCATGGTCATAGTCACGgccacagccacagccaTAGCCATCACGACCACGATCACGGCCATGAACACAGTCATAGCCACAGTCATGGTCATGGTCACGACCACAGTCACAATCACAACCACGCCCACAGCCACAGCCACTCGCACTCCCATTCCCACTCCCACAGCCACGACCACGACCACGCACACGAAAAGTCCAACCCCAATGTTCTGGGCGTAATCCATGTCATCGCGTCCCGCAGCTCCGACCTTGAAGACGTGCGCCAACGGACCGTCGATTTTCTCCGAGAAAAAGGCATGGATATTCTGGTCCAAGTAGAACGAGAAGGTGACGGACGATGCTGGtgcggaggtggagggaaCAAGAGCTCCTAA
- a CDS encoding putative beta-1,4-mannosyltransferase (unnamed protein product) translates to MIESVVSVAFYISTAVTLFILLLPSQYAPKRSTAQDASTDPKTTVQILVLGDIGRSPRMQYHALSIAKGGGQVEIIGYHESEVHPDISSDPRISIVALPPHPAYLQTSNKLLFLVFGPLKVLFQVACLWWSLAYRTRPVKWLLVQNPPSIPTLAVASLTCFLRQTSLIIDWHNFGYSILALKLGHGHPLVKLSKWYEKTFGRYATAHLCVTTVMASVLKKEFLLEAPILPLHDRPANHFRPILDDNVRQEFLLSLPVAASVQSLINSGALRVLVSSTSWTADEDFSLLIDALCRYSQLAATTMPELPQVLAIITGKGPQKEMYIKQIADLEKAGKLQKVTVRTAWLTTTDYAKLLASASLGVSLHTSSSGVDLPMKVVDMFGAGLPVVGWNRFEAWPELVTEGVNGRGFGSSNELVEELVDLFGDTSKLDRLRVGAQKESTRRWDDEWNPVAGKLLGLI, encoded by the exons ATGATTGAGTCCGTCGTCAGCGTCGCTTTCTACATCTCCACCGCAGTCACCCTTTTCATACTTCTACTACCCTCACAATATGCGCCGAAACGCTCGACAGCGCAAGATGCCTCTACCGATCCCAAAACAACCGTACAAATTCTCGTCTTGGGAGACATCGGTCGCAGTCCGCGCATGCAGTACCATGCGCTGAGCATTGCCAAAGGCGGAGGTCAAGTGGAAATCATTGGTTATCATG AGTCAGAAGTTCATCCCGATATCTCTTCCGACCCCAGAATCTCGATTGTCGCACTTCCCCCGCACCCAGCCTATCTTCAAACAAGCAACAAGCTTCTTTTCCTAGTATTTGGTCCGCTGAAGGTCCTCTTCCAGGTTGCTTGTTTGTGGTGGTCACTAGCCTATCGCACGCGACCTGTGAAGTGGCTCCTTGTTCAG AATCCTCCATCCATTCCAACTCTAGCAGTCGCATCCTTAACCTGCTTTCTTCGTCAAACGAGCCTTATTATCGATTGGCATAATTTCGGCTACTCCATCCTAGCGCTCAAGCTTGGACATGGTCATCCATTGGTCAAACTGTCGAAATGGTACGAGAAGACATTCGGAAGATACGCCACGGCACATTTGTGCGTGACAACCGTCATGGCGTCTGTCCTGAAGAAAGAATTCCTACTGGAGGCACCTATTCTACCACTGCATGATCGGCCAGCCAACCATTTCCGGCCCATACTCGATGATAACGTTCGACAAGAGTTTCTCTTATCCTTGCCGGTAGCTGCTTCCGTACAATCACTGATCAATTCCGGGGCACTTCGCGTTCTAGTCAGTTCAACGTCATGGACTGCGGACGAGGACTTTTCCTTGCTTATCGATGCCCTCTGCCGCTACTCACAGTTAGCAGCCACGACCATGCCGGAACTGCCCCAGGTGCTTGCCATCATAACGGGCAAAGGCCCACAGAAGGAAATGTATATCAAGCAGATTGCCGACCTAGAAAAAGCGGGGAAGCTTCAAAAAGTGACAGTACGCACAGCATGGCTGACCACCACGGACTATGCAAAACTCCTGGCGTCCGCGTCACTCGGCGTCAGTCTACACACAAGCAGTAGTGGTGTCGATCTGCCTATGAAAGTGGTTGATATGTTCGGTGCTGGCCTGCCAGTGGTTGGCTGGAACCGCTTCGAGGCGTGGCCGGAATTAGTCACCGAAGGTGTTAATGGAAGAGGATTTGGGAGCTCCAATGAACTCGTAGAGGAGCTTGTGGACCTCTTTGGAGACACAAGCAAGCTTGACAGACTCCGCGTTGGAGCGCAGAAGGAAAGCACTCGTCGCTGGGATGACGAATGGAATCCAGTAGCCGGAAAGCTTCTAGGACTGATATAA
- a CDS encoding transcription factor IIIC subunit delta N-term-domain-containing protein has translation MMLGPLELQLFPSCFNCISWSADGEIAVAAGEYVQILTPKHTTEKEGGNGPGSQAATKNWNVTRIRTNVFTNGEWPIIHPQKRENFSIGPEQSISTVVGLAWSPPGLAKYRRCVLAVLTSGLLLSFYDISPQGKWTRVAIVNDCLNSYFKSLIDDEELRLRKSNIRSFTWCPPLKVPIPEQDATSYAVPPPESRWGMYLLSVTNDDNDVILLQARRSTDPTSASLYSFEVLSLTSLYEHTENQNVQPGSIFSSALRNRARASFMSPGPWIYQPTKENKGVCSAIGNVAITLGVKLKMVRHVVTLILDNDQTDSAVKYKARCVSEENTSYGGLLNNYHLTGALHWIHTEGSTEIGLAVASFAGMIPLRFTRAAYQGEKTAKKGIQVKELLFYEPTGSDMGTDSPRHWEQTSAMTVALDKVSQTPILHLGTVGGYTATMTLSGIQSSDELPETPWKKQLDNAREQFDIARDLGGYTISRIWGLASHDSLVVAAFTLHPGDTVEYRTSAEERTMLVFSHANAELTEHDDLAFPYPLPDRSPDTLRRKREAALGYILFTEVGDYSRLALSRKMLYAAACCAIVDSQNDKILSQARKALEWLASGIDVDLSNEIGKCSAPGSTIDAKTAEQLEGSGQQIFEQCTICDAGLSWYSAVEAQCAAGHLFVRCGVTFLAIQEPGLSKFCSRCGTEYLSEDLVHDELKHTCRILSDVFDTCIYCSGKFQA, from the exons ATGATGCTAGGTCCATTAGAATTGCagcttttcccttcttgtttCAACTGCATATCATGGTCCGCAGACGGTGAGATTGCCGTAGCGGCAGGGGAATATGTCCAAATATTA ACGCCGAAGCACACAAcagagaaggaaggaggaaACGGACCTGGTTCCCAAGCCGCAACCAAAAATTGGAACGTGACACGCATTCGCACGAATGTCTTCACAAACGGGGAGTGGCCCATCATACATCCACAGAAGCGAGAAAACTTTTCAATCGGGCCGGAGCAGTCCATCAGTACTGTTGTCGGTTTGGCCTGGTCCCCGCCAGGACTTGCCAAGTATAGACGCTGTGTCTTGGCAGTATTGACTTCTGGTCTTCTTCTATCATTCTATGATATTAGTCCTCAAGGAAAATGGACACGGGTTGCTATCGTCAACGACTGTTTAAACTCGTACTTCAAATCGCTtattgatgatgaagagctCAGGTTACGGAAGTCCAATATCCGTTCTTTTACGTGGTGTCCGCCTCTTAAAGTTCCGATTCCAGAACAGGATGCCACAAGCTACGCAGTGCCACCCCCTGAAAGCCGCTGGGGCATGTACTTACTCTCGGTTACCAATGACGACAATGATGTGATTCTTCTGCAGGCCCGGAGATCCACAGATCCGACTTCCGCAAGCCTATACTCTTTCGAAGTCCTGTCACTGACTTCACTTTATGAACATACAGAGAATCAAAATGTTCAACCGGGCTCGATATTCTCCTCTGCACTCAGGAACCGCGCTAGGGCATCTTTCATGTCGCCGGGCCCGTGGATATATCAGCCAACCAAGGAGAATAAGGGTGTTTGTTCTGCGATTGGGAATGTGGCTATCACATTGGGGGTAAAGCTCAAGATGGTCAGACATGTCGTAACCTTGATATTGGACAATGACCAGACAGATTCTGCAGTGAAGTACAAGGCTCGATGTGTTTCTGAAGAGAACACCTCGTACGGTGGGCTCTTGAACAATTACCACTTGACTGGTGCTCTGCATTGGATACATACA GAGGGATCGACTGAAATAGGTCTTGCCGTAGCTAGCTTTGCTGGAATGATTCCACTACGCTTTACTCGAGCAGCATATCAAGGGGAGAAGACAGCAAAGAAGGGTATCCAAGTTAAAGAGTTGCTGTTCTACGAGCCTACCGGAAGTGATATGGGAACCGACTCCCCGAGGCACTGGGAACAGACAAGTG CCATGACTGTTGCTTTGGACAAAGTATCTCAGACACCAATCCTTCATCTCGGCACTGTAGGTGGATACACGGCGACCATGACACTTTCTGGTATCCAAAGCAGCGATGAACTCCCAGAAACGCCTTGGAAGAAACAACTCGATAATGCCCGCGAACAGTTTGACATAGCCCGTGACCTTGGCGGATATACCATCAGCAGAATCTGGGGCCTGGCGTCCCATGACAGTCTTGTTGTGGCAGCTTTTACACTACATCCAGGAGACACGGTTGAATATCGAACTTCTGCAGAGGAGCGAACAATGCTTGTCTTCTCTCACGCGAATGCAGAGCTTACGGAACATGATGACCTGGCTTTCCCCTATCCTTTACCAGATCGATCACCGGACACCCTGCGCAGAAAAAGGGAGGCTGCTCTGGGATATATTCTCTTCACTGAAGTTGGCGACTACAGCAGACTGGCGTTGAGTCGGAAAATGCTCTATGCAGCAGCATGTTGCGCGATTGTGGACTCTCAGAATGACAAGATATTGTCTCAGGCTCGAAAAGCTCTGGAGTGGCTAGCATCAGGTATAGACGTTGACCTGTCTAATGAGATAGGCAAATGCTCGGCGCCAGGCAGTACAATAGACGCAAAAACTGCAGAACAGCTGGAGGGTTCAGGCCAACAGATCTTTGAACAATGTACTATATGCGATGCAGGGCTCTCTTGGTACTCCGCCGTGGAAGCTCAGTGTGCGGCTGGCCATCTGTTTG TGCGGTGCGGTGTGACATTTCTTGCTATTCAAGAGCCGGGCCTTTCGAAATTCTGCTCGCGCTGTGGAACAGAATATCTCAGTGAGGATCTTGTGCATGATGAACTCAAACACACCTGTCGCATCCTGTCGGACGTATTCGACACCTGTATATACTGCAGCGGCAAATTTCAAGCCTAG